Proteins from one Salmonella bongori NCTC 12419 genomic window:
- the phoU gene encoding phosphate signaling complex protein PhoU, with translation MDSLNLNKHISGQFNAELESIRTQVMTMGGMVEQQLSDAITAMHNQDRELAKRVVEGDHQVNMMEVAIDEACVRIIAKRQPTASDLRLVMAIIKTIAELERIGDVADKICRTALEKFSQQHQPLLVSLESLGRHTVQMLHDVLDAFARMDLDEAVRIYREDKKVDQEYEGIVRQLMTYMMEDSRTIPSVLTALFCARSIERIGDRCQNICEYIFYFVKGQDFRHVGGDELDKLLAGKDPKE, from the coding sequence ATGGACAGTCTGAACCTTAATAAACATATTTCCGGCCAGTTCAACGCCGAACTGGAAAGCATCCGTACTCAGGTAATGACCATGGGCGGTATGGTAGAGCAGCAACTTTCTGACGCTATCACCGCGATGCACAACCAGGACAGGGAGCTGGCGAAGCGCGTGGTAGAAGGTGACCATCAGGTCAATATGATGGAGGTCGCTATTGATGAAGCCTGTGTGCGTATTATTGCTAAGCGTCAGCCAACAGCGAGCGATCTGCGGCTAGTGATGGCGATCATCAAAACTATCGCTGAGCTGGAGCGTATTGGCGACGTGGCGGATAAGATCTGCCGTACCGCGCTGGAAAAATTCTCCCAGCAGCACCAGCCGCTGCTGGTGAGCCTTGAGTCGCTGGGCCGCCATACGGTCCAAATGCTGCACGACGTGTTGGATGCGTTCGCGCGCATGGATCTGGATGAAGCAGTACGCATCTACCGTGAGGACAAAAAAGTTGACCAGGAATACGAAGGGATTGTCCGTCAACTCATGACCTACATGATGGAAGATTCACGTACCATTCCAAGCGTACTCACCGCGTTATTCTGCGCTCGTTCTATCGAACGTATCGGCGATCGCTGCCAGAATATCTGCGAATACATCTTCTACTTCGTGAAAGGGCAGGATTTCCGTCACGTTGGTGGCGATGAGCTGGATAAGCTGCTGGCCGGAAAGGATCCGAAAGAATAA
- the yidZ gene encoding HTH-type transcriptional regulator YidZ: MKKSITSLDLNLLLCLQLLMQERSVTKAAKRMNVTPSATSKSLAKLRAWFDDPLFVNTPLGLTPTPLMVSMEQSLAEWMQMSHQLLDKPHHETPRGLKFELAAESPLMMIMFNSLSKQIYQRYPQATIKFRNWDYDSLDSITRGEVDIGFTGRESHPRSRELLSLLPLSIDFEVLFSDLPCVWLREDHPALRETWDLDTFLRYPHISIRWEQSDTWALDDVLQEMGRKRHIALSLPGFEQSLFMAAQPDHTLLATAPRYCQHYNQLHQLPLIARPLPFDAQQREKLMVPFTLLWHKRNSHNPKIVWLRQAISALGRRLI; this comes from the coding sequence ATGAAGAAATCTATCACCAGTCTCGATCTTAATTTACTGTTATGTTTACAGTTACTGATGCAGGAGCGCAGCGTCACCAAAGCTGCAAAACGGATGAACGTCACGCCGTCAGCGACCAGTAAATCTCTGGCGAAACTTCGGGCCTGGTTTGACGATCCGCTGTTTGTAAATACACCGCTGGGCCTGACGCCGACACCGCTAATGGTCAGTATGGAGCAAAGTCTGGCGGAGTGGATGCAGATGAGTCATCAGTTGCTGGATAAACCGCATCACGAAACGCCTCGCGGATTAAAATTTGAGCTGGCGGCGGAGTCGCCGCTGATGATGATCATGTTTAATTCTTTGTCGAAACAGATTTATCAGCGCTATCCACAGGCCACCATTAAGTTTCGCAACTGGGATTATGATTCCCTTGATTCCATTACCCGTGGGGAAGTCGATATCGGGTTTACCGGTCGTGAAAGCCACCCCCGCTCACGCGAACTATTAAGCCTGCTGCCGTTGTCAATCGACTTCGAGGTGCTGTTTAGCGATCTCCCTTGCGTCTGGCTACGGGAGGATCATCCGGCGCTACGCGAAACGTGGGATCTGGATACGTTTTTACGCTACCCGCATATCAGTATTCGCTGGGAGCAAAGCGATACCTGGGCGCTGGATGATGTCCTGCAAGAGATGGGACGCAAACGCCATATCGCCCTGAGCCTGCCGGGGTTTGAGCAATCACTCTTTATGGCCGCCCAGCCGGATCACACCTTGCTGGCAACCGCACCGCGCTACTGTCAGCATTACAATCAGCTCCACCAGCTACCATTAATAGCGCGCCCCCTGCCTTTTGATGCACAACAGCGGGAAAAGCTGATGGTGCCGTTTACCCTGTTATGGCACAAACGTAACAGCCATAACCCCAAGATAGTATGGCTAAGGCAGGCTATTAGCGCGCTTGGTCGTCGCCTTATTTAA
- the yieH gene encoding 6-phosphogluconate phosphatase: MSHIEAVFFDCDGTLVDSEVICSRAYVAMFREFDITLDLTEVFRRFKGVKLYEIIDIISKEHGVALAKAALEPVYRAEVARLFDSELESIVGANTLLESIKMPMCVVSNGPVSKMQHSLGKLGMLHHFPDLLFSGYDIQRWKPDPALMFHAAKAMNVNVENCILVDDSSAGAQSGIAAGMEVFYFCADPHNKPIDHPKVTTFTDLAQLPALWKARGWDITR; encoded by the coding sequence ATGTCCCATATCGAAGCGGTATTTTTTGACTGCGATGGTACGCTGGTCGACAGTGAAGTGATTTGTTCGCGCGCCTACGTCGCCATGTTCCGGGAGTTCGACATTACGCTCGATCTCACAGAAGTATTCAGACGCTTTAAAGGCGTAAAGCTCTATGAAATTATCGATATCATCAGCAAAGAGCATGGCGTTGCGCTGGCAAAGGCGGCACTGGAACCTGTGTATCGCGCTGAAGTCGCTCGCCTGTTCGATTCAGAACTGGAAAGCATTGTGGGCGCGAATACACTACTGGAAAGTATTAAGATGCCAATGTGCGTGGTATCTAACGGGCCGGTCAGTAAAATGCAGCATTCGCTGGGCAAACTGGGCATGTTGCATCATTTTCCCGATTTGCTGTTTAGCGGTTACGATATTCAACGCTGGAAGCCCGATCCAGCGCTAATGTTCCATGCGGCGAAAGCCATGAACGTAAACGTCGAAAACTGTATTTTGGTCGATGACTCTTCGGCAGGCGCGCAGTCGGGAATTGCGGCGGGCATGGAGGTATTTTATTTCTGCGCCGATCCGCATAACAAGCCGATCGATCATCCTAAAGTAACGACTTTTACCGATCTGGCGCAGCTACCGGCTCTGTGGAAAGCGCGTGGGTGGGATATTACGCGTTAA
- the mnmE gene encoding tRNA uridine-5-carboxymethylaminomethyl(34) synthesis GTPase MnmE — protein sequence MSHNDTIVAQATPPGRGGVGILRISGLNAKEVAQAVLGKLPKPRYADYLPFNDADGTTLDQGIALWFPGPHSFTGEDVLELQGHGGPVILDLLLKRILTIPGVRIARPGEFSERAFLNDKLDLAQAEAIADLIDASSEQAARSALNSLQGAFSSRVNHLVEALTHLRIYVEAAIDFPDEEIDFLSDGKIEAQLNSVIADLDAVRAEARQGSLLREGMKVVIAGRPNAGKSSLLNALAGREAAIVTDIAGTTRDVLREHIHIDGMPLHIIDTAGLRVASDEVERIGIERAWQEIEQADRVLFMVDGTTTDAVDPADIWPDFIARLPAKLPITVVRNKADITGETLGISEVNGHSLVRLSARTGEGVDVLRSHLKQSMGFETNMEGGFLARRRHLQALAEAAEHLQQGKAQLLGAWAGELLAEELRLAQQSLSEITGEFTSDDLLGRIFSSFCIGK from the coding sequence ATGAGCCATAACGACACTATCGTCGCCCAGGCAACCCCACCGGGACGCGGTGGCGTCGGTATCCTGCGTATTTCCGGTTTGAACGCTAAAGAAGTCGCTCAGGCAGTGTTGGGCAAGCTGCCTAAACCGCGTTATGCCGACTATCTGCCGTTTAACGATGCCGATGGCACCACGCTGGATCAGGGGATCGCACTGTGGTTTCCCGGTCCCCATTCCTTCACTGGCGAAGACGTACTGGAGTTGCAGGGGCACGGTGGCCCGGTCATTCTTGACCTGCTGTTAAAACGTATTCTGACGATCCCAGGCGTGCGGATTGCCCGACCGGGCGAGTTCTCTGAGCGAGCGTTCCTCAACGATAAACTCGATTTAGCCCAGGCAGAGGCGATTGCCGACCTGATCGACGCCAGCTCTGAACAAGCGGCGCGTTCGGCGTTAAACTCGCTGCAGGGCGCGTTTTCTTCACGGGTTAACCACCTTGTGGAAGCACTTACTCACCTGCGCATCTATGTGGAAGCAGCCATTGATTTTCCGGATGAGGAGATCGACTTTCTCTCTGACGGCAAAATCGAAGCACAGCTTAATAGCGTAATAGCCGATCTTGATGCCGTCCGCGCCGAAGCGCGTCAGGGCAGCCTGCTGCGTGAAGGGATGAAAGTGGTAATTGCCGGACGCCCGAATGCCGGGAAATCCAGCCTGCTCAACGCACTGGCGGGCCGTGAGGCGGCGATCGTCACCGATATAGCGGGTACGACCCGCGACGTTTTACGCGAGCATATTCATATCGACGGAATGCCGTTGCATATCATTGATACCGCCGGGCTGCGTGTCGCCAGCGATGAGGTGGAGCGCATCGGTATTGAGCGCGCCTGGCAGGAGATTGAGCAGGCCGATCGTGTACTGTTTATGGTAGATGGCACCACGACGGACGCCGTTGACCCTGCCGACATCTGGCCTGACTTTATTGCCCGTCTACCCGCTAAACTGCCGATCACTGTGGTGCGTAATAAGGCGGATATCACCGGTGAAACGTTGGGTATTAGTGAAGTAAATGGTCACTCACTGGTTCGTCTCTCCGCACGTACCGGCGAAGGCGTGGACGTACTGCGCAGTCACCTCAAGCAAAGCATGGGGTTTGAGACCAATATGGAAGGCGGCTTCCTGGCCCGCCGCCGTCACCTGCAGGCGCTGGCGGAAGCCGCAGAACATCTGCAGCAGGGCAAAGCGCAGCTACTGGGCGCCTGGGCTGGGGAACTTCTGGCGGAAGAGCTACGTTTAGCGCAACAAAGCTTAAGCGAAATCACCGGCGAGTTTACCTCCGATGACCTGTTGGGACGAATTTTCTCCAGCTTTTGTATCGGCAAATAA
- the adeP gene encoding adenine permease AdeP, whose amino-acid sequence MSQQHTTQASGQGMLERVFKLREHGTTARTEVIAGFTTFLTMVYIVFVNPQILGVAGMDTSAVFVTTCLIAAFGSILMGLFANLPVALAPAMGLNAFFAFVVVQAMGLPWQVGMGAIFWGAIGLLLLTIFRVRYWMIANIPVSLRVGITSGIGLFIGMMGLKNAGVIVANPETLVSIGNLTSHSVLLGVLGFFIIAILASRNIHAAVLVSIIVTTLLGWMLGDVHYNGLVSAPPSVSTVIGHVDLAGSLNLGLAGVIFSFMLVNLFDSSGTLIGVTDKAGLADEKGKFPRMKQALFVDSVSSVAGSFIGTSSVTAYIESSSGVSVGGRTGLTAVVVGLLFLLVIFLSPLAGMVPGYAAAGALIYVGVLMTSSLARVKWQDLTESVPAFITAVMMPFSFSITEGIALGFISYCVMKIGTGRLRDLSPCVVIVALLFVLKIVFIDAH is encoded by the coding sequence ATGAGTCAACAACACACCACCCAGGCTTCTGGTCAGGGTATGCTGGAACGCGTGTTTAAACTGCGCGAACATGGCACAACGGCACGGACCGAAGTGATCGCCGGTTTCACAACTTTCCTGACGATGGTCTATATCGTTTTTGTTAACCCGCAAATTCTGGGCGTAGCTGGCATGGACACCAGCGCCGTCTTTGTGACCACCTGTCTGATTGCCGCCTTTGGCAGTATCCTGATGGGCCTGTTCGCCAATCTGCCGGTGGCGCTCGCGCCAGCGATGGGGCTGAACGCTTTCTTCGCCTTTGTCGTTGTTCAGGCGATGGGACTGCCGTGGCAAGTGGGAATGGGGGCGATCTTCTGGGGCGCAATCGGGCTGTTGCTGCTCACCATTTTCCGCGTGCGTTACTGGATGATCGCTAACATTCCCGTCAGCCTGCGTGTCGGTATTACCAGCGGTATTGGTTTATTTATCGGCATGATGGGGCTGAAAAACGCGGGCGTTATCGTGGCTAACCCGGAAACGCTGGTCAGCATCGGCAACCTGACTTCGCACAGCGTACTGCTGGGCGTGCTGGGCTTCTTTATCATCGCTATTCTGGCATCGCGTAATATTCATGCTGCTGTGCTGGTCTCCATTATCGTGACCACGCTGCTGGGCTGGATGCTGGGCGATGTGCATTACAACGGCCTTGTTTCCGCCCCGCCGAGCGTATCAACGGTGATTGGCCATGTTGATCTGGCCGGTTCGCTGAACCTGGGGCTGGCAGGTGTGATCTTCTCCTTTATGCTGGTAAACCTGTTTGACTCCTCAGGCACGCTGATTGGCGTAACGGATAAAGCAGGACTGGCGGATGAGAAGGGTAAATTCCCCCGCATGAAGCAGGCGCTGTTTGTTGATAGCGTCTCTTCTGTTGCCGGGTCATTTATCGGTACGTCTTCTGTTACCGCCTATATTGAATCCTCTTCCGGCGTCTCCGTGGGTGGACGTACCGGCCTCACTGCCGTGGTGGTCGGGTTGTTATTTCTGCTGGTGATCTTCCTGTCGCCGCTGGCGGGGATGGTGCCGGGCTACGCGGCAGCAGGTGCGCTGATTTACGTCGGGGTGCTGATGACCTCCAGCCTGGCGCGTGTGAAGTGGCAAGATTTAACGGAATCCGTTCCTGCTTTTATCACGGCGGTGATGATGCCGTTCAGCTTCTCAATTACCGAAGGTATCGCGCTGGGCTTTATCTCTTACTGCGTGATGAAAATCGGTACCGGGCGCCTGCGCGATCTCAGCCCGTGCGTGGTGATTGTTGCGCTGCTGTTTGTGCTAAAGATTGTGTTTATCGACGCACATTAA
- the yidC gene encoding membrane protein insertase YidC: MDSQRNLLVIALLFVSFMIWQAWEQDKNPQPQTQQTTQTTTTAAGSAADQGVPASGQGKLITVKTDVLDLTINTRGGDVEQALLPAYPKELGSSEPFQLLETTPQFIYQAQSGLTGRDGPDNPANGPRPLYNVDKDTFVLADGQNELQVPMTYTDAAGNTFTKTFVFKRGDYAVNVNYSVQNASEKPLEISTFGQLKQSVNLPPHRDTGSSNFALHTFRGAAYSTPDEKYEKYKFDTIADNENLNVSSKGGWVAMLQQYFATAWIPRNDGTNNFYTANLGNGIVAIGYKAQPVLVQPGQTGAMTSTLWVGPEIQDKMAAVAPHLDLTVDYGWLWFISQPLFKLLKWIHSFVGNWGFSIIIITFIVRGIMYPLTKAQYTSMAKMRMLQPKIQAMRERLGDDKQRQSQEMMALYKAEKVNPLGGCFPLIIQMPIFLALYYMLMGSIELRHAPFALWIHDLSAQDPYYILPILMGVTMFFIQKMSPTTVTDPMQQKIMTFMPVIFTVFFLWFPSGLVLYYIVSNLVTIIQQQLIYRGLEKRGLHSREKKNS, encoded by the coding sequence ATGGATTCGCAACGCAATCTTTTAGTCATCGCTTTGCTGTTCGTGTCTTTCATGATCTGGCAAGCCTGGGAGCAGGATAAAAATCCGCAACCTCAGACTCAACAGACCACGCAGACAACGACCACCGCAGCGGGTAGCGCCGCCGACCAGGGCGTACCAGCCAGTGGCCAGGGGAAACTGATTACGGTGAAAACCGATGTGCTTGATTTGACCATCAACACCCGTGGTGGTGATGTCGAACAAGCCTTGCTCCCGGCTTACCCGAAAGAACTGGGCTCCAGCGAACCGTTCCAGTTGCTGGAAACCACCCCGCAGTTTATCTATCAGGCCCAGAGCGGTTTAACCGGTCGCGACGGCCCGGATAACCCGGCGAACGGTCCGCGTCCACTGTACAACGTCGATAAAGATACGTTTGTACTGGCCGACGGTCAGAACGAACTGCAGGTTCCGATGACTTATACTGACGCTGCAGGCAACACGTTTACCAAAACGTTTGTCTTTAAGCGTGGCGATTATGCGGTTAACGTGAACTACAGCGTGCAGAACGCCAGCGAAAAACCGCTGGAAATCTCCACTTTTGGTCAGTTAAAGCAATCCGTCAATCTGCCGCCTCATCGCGACACTGGCAGCAGCAACTTTGCGCTGCATACCTTCCGCGGCGCGGCATACTCCACGCCGGATGAGAAGTATGAGAAATACAAATTCGACACCATTGCCGATAACGAAAACCTGAACGTCAGTTCTAAAGGCGGTTGGGTGGCAATGTTGCAGCAGTATTTCGCTACCGCATGGATTCCGCGTAACGACGGCACCAACAATTTCTACACCGCCAATCTGGGCAACGGCATTGTCGCTATCGGCTATAAAGCGCAGCCGGTACTGGTACAACCAGGCCAGACTGGCGCGATGACCAGCACCCTGTGGGTCGGCCCGGAAATTCAGGATAAAATGGCGGCAGTTGCACCGCACCTGGATTTGACCGTGGACTACGGCTGGTTGTGGTTCATCTCTCAGCCGCTGTTTAAACTGCTGAAGTGGATCCACAGTTTCGTAGGTAACTGGGGCTTCTCTATCATCATCATCACCTTTATCGTTCGCGGCATCATGTACCCGCTGACAAAAGCGCAGTACACCTCTATGGCGAAGATGCGTATGCTGCAGCCGAAGATTCAGGCAATGCGTGAGCGTTTGGGCGATGATAAACAGCGCCAAAGCCAGGAGATGATGGCCCTGTATAAAGCGGAGAAGGTTAACCCGCTGGGCGGCTGCTTCCCGCTGATCATCCAGATGCCTATCTTCCTGGCGTTGTACTACATGCTGATGGGCTCCATTGAACTGCGTCATGCGCCGTTCGCACTGTGGATTCATGACCTGTCCGCACAGGACCCGTACTACATCCTGCCGATCCTGATGGGCGTAACGATGTTCTTCATTCAGAAGATGTCGCCGACCACCGTGACCGACCCGATGCAGCAGAAGATCATGACCTTTATGCCGGTCATCTTTACGGTGTTCTTCCTGTGGTTCCCGTCAGGTCTGGTGCTGTACTATATCGTCAGTAACCTGGTAACCATCATTCAGCAGCAACTGATTTACCGTGGTCTGGAGAAGCGTGGCCTGCATAGCCGCGAGAAGAAAAACTCCTGA
- a CDS encoding MFS transporter, translating to MIRFLICSFALVLLYPAGIDMYLVGLPRIAADLNASEAQLHIAFSVYLAGMATAMLFAGKVADRSGRKPIAIIGAIIYILASLLCASAESGTPFLVGRFIQGVGAGCCYTVAFAILRDTLDDRRRAKVLSLLNGITCIVPVLAPVIGHLIMLQYPWQSLFYTMIGMAVAVCLLSVFVLRESRPAAPSPSANPAENTESLLNRFFLSRLAITTLSVSVILTFVNTSPVLLMEVMGFNRGEYATIMAMTAGVSMAVSFSTPFALSLFKPRTLMLASQGVFLAAGGVLTLGTTHTVTLIGITLVCAGFSVGFGVAMSQALGPFALRAGVASSALGIAQVCGSSLWIWLAAILGIHALNMLIGILIACSIVSLLLILYITPDRSVSGHEEIYHQSRS from the coding sequence ATGATTCGTTTTTTAATTTGCAGTTTTGCCCTGGTTTTACTTTATCCTGCCGGTATTGATATGTATCTGGTCGGTTTACCCCGTATCGCCGCTGATCTAAACGCCAGCGAGGCGCAGCTGCATATCGCTTTCTCGGTCTACCTCGCTGGAATGGCGACGGCGATGCTGTTTGCCGGTAAAGTTGCCGACCGCTCAGGGCGTAAACCCATCGCCATTATCGGGGCGATAATTTATATCCTTGCATCATTGCTTTGCGCTTCGGCAGAAAGCGGTACACCTTTCCTGGTGGGGCGTTTTATTCAGGGTGTAGGCGCTGGCTGCTGCTACACGGTGGCATTCGCGATTCTGCGTGATACGCTGGATGATCGTCGACGGGCAAAGGTACTGTCGTTGCTGAACGGCATTACCTGCATCGTGCCGGTACTCGCCCCGGTGATAGGACATCTGATAATGCTCCAATACCCGTGGCAAAGCCTGTTCTATACCATGATCGGCATGGCTGTGGCGGTTTGTCTGCTGTCGGTGTTTGTCCTGCGGGAATCACGCCCGGCAGCACCGTCGCCCTCTGCGAACCCCGCTGAGAATACTGAATCCCTGCTAAATCGTTTCTTTCTCAGCCGCCTGGCCATTACCACTCTTAGCGTGTCGGTGATCCTTACCTTTGTGAACACTTCTCCAGTGTTGCTAATGGAAGTCATGGGGTTCAATCGAGGCGAGTACGCGACCATCATGGCAATGACCGCTGGCGTCAGTATGGCCGTTTCGTTTTCAACGCCGTTTGCTCTGAGCCTCTTTAAGCCTCGCACCTTAATGCTGGCCTCACAGGGCGTGTTCCTCGCCGCAGGGGGTGTATTAACCCTGGGCACGACTCATACCGTTACGCTGATTGGGATAACTCTGGTTTGCGCGGGTTTCTCGGTAGGATTTGGCGTGGCCATGAGCCAGGCGCTGGGGCCATTTGCGCTACGTGCCGGTGTGGCCAGCTCGGCGTTGGGCATTGCTCAGGTCTGTGGTTCATCGCTATGGATTTGGCTGGCAGCCATACTCGGTATCCATGCGCTGAATATGCTGATCGGGATTCTGATTGCCTGTAGCATAGTGAGCCTCTTGCTTATCCTCTACATTACCCCTGACAGGTCGGTCTCCGGGCATGAAGAAATCTATCACCAGTCTCGATCTTAA
- a CDS encoding 4'-phosphopantetheinyl transferase family protein, whose translation MATHFARGILTEGQLVSIRLSSPCHIEARNLPAHRRTRFLASRGLLAELMFMLYGIRELPEIIIQAKGKPAFRDKNLPGFSISYAGNMVGVALTTEGECGLDMALQRTTRGFHRPSSLDRYPFSRNEVLWVANQNDPNEARAQLITLRQSVLKLTGDVMNNDPQELQLFPVAGRLKCAHVTQLEAVCDAEDVLVWSVAVTPAMEKLKVWEFDVKQGWKSLPDIQTRANEPTGRLMRFAQLSAVKSYTLNRS comes from the coding sequence ATGGCGACACACTTTGCCAGAGGGATACTTACGGAGGGACAACTGGTTTCCATTCGTCTCTCTTCGCCTTGCCATATTGAAGCCAGAAACCTGCCCGCTCACCGACGGACGCGCTTTCTCGCCTCCAGAGGTCTTCTCGCCGAACTCATGTTTATGCTGTACGGAATTCGCGAACTGCCGGAAATTATTATTCAGGCGAAGGGTAAACCCGCGTTTCGTGACAAAAATCTGCCAGGCTTTTCTATCTCCTACGCCGGAAATATGGTTGGTGTGGCGTTAACGACCGAAGGCGAGTGCGGTCTGGATATGGCGTTACAGCGTACCACCCGTGGCTTTCACCGCCCGAGCTCACTGGACCGATACCCTTTCTCCCGCAACGAAGTTTTATGGGTAGCCAACCAAAACGATCCCAACGAAGCGCGCGCGCAGCTCATTACGTTGCGCCAGAGCGTGTTAAAACTCACCGGCGATGTCATGAATAACGATCCGCAGGAACTGCAACTTTTCCCCGTTGCCGGACGTCTGAAGTGCGCGCATGTCACGCAGCTGGAAGCCGTGTGCGATGCGGAAGATGTGCTGGTGTGGTCCGTTGCCGTGACGCCAGCGATGGAAAAATTAAAGGTGTGGGAGTTCGATGTAAAGCAGGGCTGGAAAAGCCTGCCCGATATCCAGACGCGCGCCAATGAGCCAACGGGTCGCCTGATGCGGTTCGCTCAACTATCCGCCGTCAAATCGTATACGCTTAATCGTTCATAA
- a CDS encoding NADPH-dependent FMN reductase, translating into MKKGALMSETLNVVTLLGSLRKGSFNGMVARTLPKIAPAGMNVSPLPSIGDIPLYDADVQQEEGFPASVEALAGQIRNADGVVIVTPEYNYSVPGGLKNAIDWLSRLPEQPLAGKPVLIQTSSMGAIGGARCQYHLRQILVFLDAMVMNKPEFMGGVIQNKVDAQTGEVIDQGTLDHLTGQLSAFADYIQRVKA; encoded by the coding sequence ATGAAAAAAGGGGCACTTATGTCTGAAACGCTGAATGTGGTTACCTTGCTGGGCAGTTTGCGCAAAGGTTCCTTTAACGGGATGGTGGCGCGTACGCTACCGAAAATCGCGCCGGCAGGAATGAATGTATCGCCGTTACCTTCCATCGGGGATATTCCGCTGTATGATGCCGATGTCCAGCAAGAAGAAGGGTTTCCGGCAAGCGTAGAGGCGCTGGCCGGGCAGATTCGCAACGCCGATGGCGTGGTCATTGTGACACCGGAATATAACTATTCAGTACCGGGCGGTCTTAAAAATGCTATTGACTGGTTATCCCGTCTGCCTGAGCAGCCGTTAGCCGGAAAACCCGTTCTGATTCAGACCAGTTCCATGGGGGCGATCGGCGGCGCGCGCTGCCAGTATCACCTGCGTCAGATTCTGGTGTTCCTCGACGCAATGGTAATGAATAAGCCGGAATTTATGGGTGGGGTAATTCAGAACAAAGTGGACGCGCAAACAGGGGAAGTGATTGATCAAGGTACGCTCGATCATCTGACCGGTCAGCTTAGCGCATTTGCTGACTATATCCAGCGCGTTAAAGCCTAA
- the pstB gene encoding phosphate ABC transporter ATP-binding protein PstB has product MSMVETAPSKIQVRDLNFYYGKFHALKNINLDIAKNQVTAFIGPSGCGKSTLLRTFNKMYSLYPEQRAEGEILLDGDNILTNTQDIALLRAKVGMVFQKPTPFPMSIYDNIAFGVRLFEKLSRADMDERVQWALTKAALWNETKDKLHQSGYSLSGGQQQRLCIARGIAIRPEVLLLDEPCSALDPISTGRIEELITELKQDYTVVIVTHNMQQAARCSDHTAFMYLGELIEFSNTDDLFTKPAKKQTEDYITGRYG; this is encoded by the coding sequence ATGAGTATGGTTGAAACTGCCCCGAGTAAGATTCAGGTTCGTGATTTGAACTTCTACTACGGCAAATTCCATGCCCTGAAAAACATCAACCTGGATATCGCAAAGAACCAGGTGACGGCATTCATCGGGCCTTCTGGCTGCGGGAAATCGACGTTGTTGCGCACCTTCAACAAGATGTACTCGCTCTACCCGGAGCAGCGTGCGGAAGGCGAAATTTTGTTAGATGGCGACAATATTCTTACCAATACCCAGGATATTGCGCTGCTGCGCGCCAAAGTGGGCATGGTATTCCAGAAGCCGACCCCGTTCCCAATGTCCATCTACGACAATATCGCGTTTGGCGTGCGTCTGTTTGAGAAGCTGTCTCGTGCCGATATGGACGAACGCGTGCAGTGGGCGTTGACCAAGGCCGCATTGTGGAACGAAACCAAAGATAAATTACACCAGAGCGGGTACTCTCTCTCCGGTGGTCAGCAGCAGCGTCTGTGCATTGCGCGCGGTATCGCCATTCGTCCGGAAGTACTGCTGCTTGATGAACCGTGCTCGGCGCTGGACCCGATCTCCACCGGGCGTATTGAAGAGCTGATCACCGAGCTGAAGCAGGACTACACCGTGGTGATCGTCACCCACAATATGCAGCAGGCGGCGCGTTGCTCCGATCACACGGCGTTTATGTATCTGGGCGAACTGATTGAGTTCAGTAATACGGACGATCTGTTCACCAAGCCCGCGAAGAAGCAAACAGAAGACTATATCACTGGTCGTTACGGTTAA